Proteins found in one Larimichthys crocea isolate SSNF chromosome I, L_crocea_2.0, whole genome shotgun sequence genomic segment:
- the LOC109138896 gene encoding protocadherin beta-16-like, whose translation MASKKQHRDSAARWRFRGPVCLFLFQFLFLNQAEAQIRYSIPEEMKKGSLVGNVAQDLGLDLKRLRSGRARIVTGENIQYTELKADKGTLVVNERIDRELLCGDVTPCSFTFEILLEKPMELHPVTIEVLDVNDNAPTFQNSHLEFEISESTALGSRFVLESADDADVGENGLQNYILTPNDDFILKQHVYPDGSKYVEMVLQKPLDRERQPRLSLKLLAVDGGNPQRSGTVNIDVNILDANDNAPTFNQSVYKATVIENSPKGTHIVTVNASDIDSGSNGKVTYSFSKSKAGIADFFDIDEITGKIYVAKEIDFEKDKKIEFRVEAKDQGGLTDSSKVEIDVIDVNDNAPAINVMSFTSPVSEDSPVGTTIGIINVKDIDSGENGQVRCSIEGNVPFKIKSNLRNYYALMTDAALDRETLSECNITVVASDAGSPRLSTKRTFYLKISDVNDNAPVFPRGLYSAFIPENNSPSVSVLSVNAKDPDENQNSRVSYILEDCEIGGSPVSAYVSVNAESGVVYAVRSFDYEQIKHLFFVVRAQDGGSPPLSSNVTVKIMVQDQNDNPPQVLYPVQTGGSLVDEMVPRSADVGYLVTKVVAVDVDSGQNAWLSYKLQKATDRALFEVGLQNGEIRTIRQVTDKDAVKQRLTVIVEDNGQPSRSATVIVNVAVADSFPEVLSEFTDFTHDKEYNNNLTFYLVLALAVVSFLFITCLVVIISVKIYRWRQSRILYHSNLPVIPYYPPRYSDTLGTGTLPHVYNYEVCRTTDSRKSDCKFGRAGSQNVLIMDPSSTGTMQRIQSEKSILDEPDSPLEVS comes from the coding sequence ATGGCATCTAAAAAACAACACCGAGACAGTGCTGCAAGATGGCGATTTCGAGGGCCAGTGTgcctgtttctttttcagtttctttttcttaatcAAGCGGAGGCACAGATTCGTTATTCTATaccagaggagatgaagaaaggGTCCCTTGTTGGAAACGTCGCACAAGATCTTGGTTTGGATCTGAAAAGGCTCCGTTCTGGCCGGGCCCGTATCGTGACCGGAGAGAACATCCAGTACACCGAGCTGAAGGCAGACAAAGGGACTTTGGTCGTGAATGAGAGAATAGACCGAGAGCTGCTTTGTGGAGACGTGACACCGTGTAGCTTTACCTTTGAGATTTTATTGGAAAAACCGATGGAGTTACACCCTGTAACAATAGAAGTATTGGATGTAAACGACAACGCTCCCACTTTCCAAAACAGCCACTTGGAATTTGAAATAAGCGAATCAACTGCGCTTGGTTCCCGTTTTGTTTTAGAGAGTGCAGACGATGCTGATGTCGGGGAAAACGGTCTACAGAACTATATTTTAACTCCGAACgacgattttattttgaaacaacaTGTTTATCCGGACGGCAGTAAATATGTCGAAATGGTCCTTCAGAAACCCTTAGACAGAGAACGACAGCCACGCCTGTCTTTAAAACTGTTGGCTGTGGACGGCGGAAATCCACAAAGATCTGGTACAGTAAATATAGATGTCAATATTCTAGATGCTAATGATAACGCTCCTACATTTAATCAGTCTGTATATAAAGCCACCGTGATTGAAAATTCACCAAAAGGTACTCACATTGTTACTGTAAATGCAAGCGACATAGACAGTGGCTCAAATGGAAAGGTGACGTATTCCTTTTCAAAATCTAAAGCAGGAATAGCTGATTTCTTCGACATAGATGAAATCACTGGAAAAATATATGTGGCAAAGGAAATTGATtttgagaaagacaaaaaaattgaATTCAGGGTTGAAGCTAAAGATCAAGGAGGACTGACAGATTCTAGCAAAGTGGAAATTGATGTTATCGATGTAAATGATAATGCTCCCGCCATTAATGTCATGTCATTCACCAGTCCTGTGTCAGAAGACTCCCCTGTTGGTACCACCATTGGCATAATTAATGTTAAAGATATTGATTCGGGTGAAAACGGGCAAGTAAGGTGCTCGATCGAAGGCAATGTtccttttaaaatcaaatccaATTTAAGAAATTATTACGCATTGATGACTGATGCTGCATTAGATCGTGAAACTCTGTCAGAATGTAACATCACTGTTGTTGCCTCAGACGCAGGATCGCCTCGACTCTCAACTAAAAGAACCTTTTATCTGAAGATTTCTGATGTCAATGATAATGCTCCAGTGTTTCCACGAGGGCTTTATAGTGCATTCATTCCAGAGAATAACTCTCCAAGTGTGTCTGTACTGAGTGTTAATGCTAAAGACCCAGACGAAAACCAGAACTCACGTGTTTCCTATATTTTAGAAGACTGTGAGATCGGCGGATCTCCAGTTTCTGCATATGTTTCTGTGAATGCAGAAAGTGGAGTAGTTTATGCAGTGCGCTCATTTGATTatgaacaaatcaaacatctCTTTTTTGTCGTCAGAGCGCAGGATGGaggctctcctccactcagtaGTAATGTGACTGTAAAAATAATGGTCCAGGACCAGAACGACAACCCTCCTCAGGTTCTGTACCCAGTCCAGACTGGTGGCTCTCTGGTGGATGAAATGGTTCCTCGTTCAGCAGATGTGGGCTATCTGGTCACTAAAGTGGTGGCTGTTGATGTGGACTCTGGACAGAATGCCTGGCTCTCCTATAAACTGCAGAAAGCCACAGACAGGGCGCTGTTTGAAGTGGGCTTACAGAATGGAGAAATAAGAACTATCCGCCAGGTCACTGATaaagatgctgtgaaacaaagactgactgttATAGTGGAGGACAACGGGCAGCCCTCTCGTTCAGCTACAGTCATTGTTAACGTGGCGGTGGCGGACAGCTTCCCTGAAGTGCTGTCGGAGTTCACTGACTTTACACACGACAAGGAGTACAATAACAACCTGACTTTTTACTTAGTGCTGGCTTTGGCTgtagtttccttcctcttcatcacgtgtttagtggttattatatcagtgaaaatctacagatggagacagtctCGCATCCTGTATCACTCCAACCTCCCTGTGATTCCATATTATCCACCACGTTACTCAGACACTTTGGGGACAGGGACTCTCCCACACGTGTACAACTACGAGGTGTGCAGGACGACTGACTCCAGAAAGAGTGACTGTAAGTTCGGCAGAGCTGGTAGTCAGAACGTGCTGATAATGGACCCCAGTTCTACAGGGACGATGCAGCGGATACAGAGTGAGAAGAGCATCCTGGATGAACCAGACTCTCCTCTTGAGGTTAGTTAA